In Salarias fasciatus chromosome 2, fSalaFa1.1, whole genome shotgun sequence, one genomic interval encodes:
- the LOC115403743 gene encoding protocadherin alpha-8-like gives MARRGRAVWLERLIFIVSLGLTLDFTSAQLRYSIPEELAVGAVVGNVAKDLGLDLSALIARGFRIVSGSGASGSGAPLFQLSQNGILLLNRKIDREEVCERITACIINIKTVLENPLEVHYVGVEVLDVNDHAPTFSANETYLEISESTLPGARFQLQGARDPDSDMFSIQQYKLSQNDHFRLEVKDGGEDGKIPVLYLHKPLDKEAAGSHRLLLTAVDGGKPARSGTLGIIVNVLDVNDNMPVFSKESYTAVVNENSPIGTTVVKVNATDLDDGLNGEVVYSFGNNVNNKLRNLFEVDASTGEIIVKGLLDFEAKDKYEIVIKASDKGPVPLSTEKSVKISIVDLNDNAPEIEVTSFSSAVPEDSKPGRTVALISVNDNDSGVNGKVICSINENVPFTLTPSLQENMYSIVTKSMLDREHQSKYDVKIFAKDAGEHPLSSEKTITVTVSDVNDNSPEFSANPYTFYVTENNVAGAPLYSVSAHDCDEGSNALISYNIVRSATEHKKLTSFLNINSESGEVVALKSFDFETLKTFQFQVVATDSGTPSLSNNVTVNVFILDQNDNAPVILYPLSSNGSAEGVEEIPRNVNAGHLVTKVRAYDADIGYNGWLLFSLQEVTDHSLFGLDRYTGQIRTLRSFTETDEAEHKLVIMVKDNGNVSLSATATVTVKLVEPKEAFAASDVKSATKDDDNNVTFYLMITLGSVSALFLISIIVLITTQCSKSTDYTSKYLQETNYDGTLCHSIQYRSGDKRYMLVGPRMSIGSTIVPGSHANTLVLPDRRRASEEVRLYSRQ, from the exons ATGGCACGACGAGGACGCGCAGTATGGCTGGAGCGcctgatttttattgtttctctgGGACTAACATTGGATTTTACTTCGGCACAACTGCGATACTCTATTCCAGAGGAGCTGGCGGTGGGCGCTGTGGTTGGTAATGTGGCTAAAGATTTAGGGCTGGATCTCAGTGCTTTGATCGCTCGAGGATTCCGCATAGTATCGGGATCAGGTGCATCGGGATCAGGTGCGCCCCTGTTCCAACTCAGTCAGAATGGCATCTTACTCTTGAACCGAAAAATAGACCGAGAAGAGGTGTGCGAACGCATCACTGCCTGCATTATTAACATAAAGACTGTCCTGGAGAACCCGCTGGAGGTGCACTATGTTGGAGTTGAAGTTTTGGACGTTAACGATCACGCTCCCACTTTCTCTGCCAATGAGACGTATTTGGAGATTTCAGAATCCACTTTACCAGGCGCGAGATTTCAGCTGCAGGGCGCCCGCGACCCGGACAGCGACATGTTTTCTATTCAACAGTATAAGCTCAgtcaaaatgatcattttcGGCTGGAGGttaaagatggaggagaggatggcAAAATCCCTGTGTTGTATTTGCACAAACCGCTGGACaaagaagctgcaggaagtcaCAGGTTGCTGTTGACAGCAGTCGATGGAGGAAAACCTGCTCGATCGGGAACATTGGGAATCATCGTTAATGTTTTGGATGTTAATGACAATATGCCAGTTTTTTCCAAAGAGTCATACACTGCAGTTGTTAATGAAAATTCACCTATTGGCACAACTGTTGTAAAAGTAAATGCCACAGATTTGGATGATGGTTTAAATGGGGAGGTGGTTTATTCATTTggaaataatgtaaataacaaATTGAGGAACCTTTTTGAGGTTGATGCCAGCACTGGTGAAATTATTGTTAAAGGACTCCTAGATTTTGAAGCTAAAGACAAATATGAAATTGTTATTAAAGCTTCTGATAAAGGACCAGTGCCCCTTTCAACagaaaaaagtgtcaaaataaGTATTGTGGATCTGAATGACAATGCACCAGAGATAGAAGTGACATCTTTTTCAAGTGCAGTTCCTGAAGACTCAAAACCTGGGAGAACAGTAGCATTAATAAGTGTAAATGACAATGATTCAGGTGTGAATGGAAAGGTGATTTGTTCTATTAACGAAAATGTACCTTTCACACTAACTCCCTCTTTACAGGAAAATATGTATTCTATAGTCACAAAATCCATGCTGGACAGAGAGCATCAGTCCAAATATGATGTGAAAATATTTGCAAAAGATGCTGGTGAACATCCTTTGTCATCTGAAAAGACAATAACTGTGACAGTATCAGATGTGAATGACAACAGTCCAGAGTTTTCAGCAAATCCATATACATTTTATGTCACAGAGAACAATGTTGCAGGAGCTCCGTTATACTCTGTGAGTGCACATGACTGTGATGAGGGCAGTAATGCTCTCATATCTTATAACATAGTGAGGAGTGCTACTGAACACAAAAAGCTgacatcatttttaaacataAACTCTGAAAGTGGAGAAGTTGTGGCACTGAAAAGTTTTGACTTTGAAACCCTGAAAACTTTCCAATTTCAAGTTGTAGCCACAGATTCTGGAACTCCATCACTCAGCAACAACGTGACAGTCAATGTGTTCATTCTGGATCAGAACGACAACGCTCCAGTCATCCTGTATCCACTCAGCTCCaacggctctgctgaaggtgtggaggaAATTCCCCGCAATGTCAACGCAGGACACCTGGTGACTAAAGTCAGAGCCTATGACGCTGATATAGGATATAACGGCTGGCTGTTGTTCTCACTGCAGGAAGTCACTGACCACAGTCTCTTTGGTTTGGACCGCTACACAGGACAGATCAGGACGCTTCGCTctttcacagagacagacgaggcTGAACATAAACTGGTCATAATGGTCAAAGACAACGGAAATGTTTCACTTTCAGCAACAGCAACTGTGACTGTCAAACTTGTGGAGCCCAAAGAGGCCTTTGCAGCTTCTGATGTCAAAAGTGCAACAAAAGATGATGATAACAacgtgactttttatctgatgATCACTTTAGGATCCGTCTCAGCACTTTTTCTCATCAGTATAATTGTGCTGATTACAACACAGTGCTCCAAATCCACAGACTATACATCTAAATATTTACAAGAGACTAATTATGATGGAACACTGTGTCACAGCATTCAGTACAGATCTGGAGATAAGCGATACATGTTGGTTGGACCCAGAATGAGTATTGGATCTACCATTGTCCCCGGCAGCCATGCAAATACTTTAGTGCTACCTGACAGGAGGCGTGCTTCTGAAGAGGTAAGACTTTATTCAAGA CAATAA